The following is a genomic window from Carassius carassius chromosome 24, fCarCar2.1, whole genome shotgun sequence.
TGTAAAAGGGAAagattttatacaaaaaaagagagaaagagttaAGCGGTTTTAGCACTAGTTACTTTTAAAAGGGTCCAAGgagcattttcaaaaaacaataaaCCTCTGTTTGTTGGTCTATGATTATGTTACAAACAAATTGTTTGTAAAATTTTACTGTAATGTTCACAAAtgtcttaaaattaaatgttcacaaattaattaaaaattgcaTAATATTTCTCCTTAAGTTTGCTATGTTTAACAtggaatgtattattttatttccgtAACTGAATGTTTTGTTATACaacattctgaaaaataaaacagagattaaattatttgttaaatgaaAGCTGTATGTGGTCCAATTTCagttttatatgaaataaatgcaaataaataaatactgtgtaGAAAGTGTTAATGTGTAAACATTATATCTAAAGTCAATATCAAGGTCAATTAGGAACAttagaatattaaaataagaagatataataaagaatattaaaggaataattcacccaaaaattggaaatttgattcaaatttactcaacctcacaccatccaagatgtagataagtttgtttcttcatctgaacatatttggagaaatgaatcattacatcacttactcaccagtgGATTCTCTGCAGTCCAAACAGGTGATTAAAAACAATAATCGACAAGTGATGCAAGTAAACAACAAGTTGAGAGTATAATAAACAAATCTATTATGAAGTTTTTGTAACTTCAATCCATTGCTTTCACTTAAATACGAGTtctctataatattgctttctccagtgaaaacgttgtcttgtctgaatcaggagagaaatatgaacaGATCAAGCACCAATGACAAGcagtggggggaaaaaaaccCTACAAGACAGTTTCCTGTGAATTTTGATTTGAGAGGACAACAGTGCATGGactttttccactggaggaaAAGTTTAGAATTATAACTGGTATTTTGAACAGATGCtaccattaaaaattaaaatgccttaaggatggatttgtttattacaaacataaaGATTTTCTCTTTAAAAGACATTTTGTGATGGAtgggagttgtgtggattacttgtgaattattatgtttttaatcagctctttggactgtcattctgatggcacccattcactgcagaggatccattggtaagcaggtgatgtaatgataaatttctccaaatatgtccAGATTAAGAAACAAATGTATCTAAATCTTGGATGGTGTGAGATTGAGTAAATTTAAAGAAATTTTATTAATTCCTTTAATCAAAATATATGGCTGAGTCTCAGAGACTGCTGAGTTGCCTCGACAGCATTTATGATAGTATTCATGTGACAAATTTTGCTgcataaatttttttctttttttattagaatggTGGTTTTGATATTCATGAATTGTCTCTAATCATCAAATCaaaaatttcatatttttaacatgttgctGAATGATTTCccaattacaaaaatgtaacatttgacACTCAAATAAATAATACCCTTTGCACAGCAAGTAAATAATCTCATTCCTCCATCTCAGTGTTTACACAAAATTGGTTGCATTCACCAATCTAAACTATTCAACCCTGTTACTCAAACTGCTGTATGAAAAAGTGTTCAAACACATCTCTTTTAAACCAACATTTGGTCCTGAAGTGGCTCGTCCATACAGTGAGTGACTGcctaataaaatcaaataagttaatggtaaccattgacttccatagaattGTTTCCATGGCTAATGTCAACTGTTTGGCTaccgacattcttcaaaatatcttcttttttttgtaatcaaCAGAAGAACTTGAGGGTAAATgaaaagtaaatgatgacataatttttaatttggggtgaactatccctttaaatctgcAACCATGCTTGCCATTTTGGCatagtttgtttttaatgacaaattGTCTATTTAAGGTTTATtctgaaaaaattacaaaattacacaAATCACGATTGCAAACATATGCAACAGGGCTGAAAAATTCCAACTTATTAGCAAATTAAACAGATCATATATACATGTAGTTTGATCTCTGGAGGTTAGTTATAGGTGTTTTCAGAAGTAGATTGGTTACAACACGGTGCCGGTGCCTCCCTGGAACAGGACGTTGCTCCAGACTGGATGATGAAAGAGCTAGGaagaaactggtcagagaggctaCTAAGAGGCCTACAGCAGTGGCAGGAATttgacaaagagtggtcattgtgtacATGTTatcaacaatatcacaaattctccacaaatgtggcctGTATGGGaggattgcaagaaaaaagtcatgaCTGAGCTTGAAGAGCACTTTGAagaggcagatgagactaaaactgaattatttggcctcaacaccaaacacAATGTGTTGGGGAAATTCAATACCATCCAAATAATACcattcctacagtaaagcatggaggtggtaataTCCTGTTATGAAGGTGTTTCTCTGCGGCAGGGATTGGAGCATTTGTCAGAAGGAAAAATGGTTGGGGTAAATCCCAACAGACAGGCTGTAGCTCAATTGATAGAACACTTCGCTATCTAGCGctaggttgggggttcgattccccggcaACATATGATATGCAAAAATtggtagcctgaatgcactgctaaatgcatacatttaatttattttttaatttaattaaaatttaatttaatttaagcaaAAGGTAGTTCAAGGGGGTGATCCTTTTCCAACTCAATGATTctgttaaaaaataacaatacaaattCTGACATGGTGTTTCACTTATAAGTTGCACTGTGaaaacagctggataaaacaacaactgtccgtcttcatttcaggctgcaaagcaacataatgtgattattttaaagggggctgATTCTGTTCTATCCCCACTGTATGTCTGTACCCACACACGACGCTCGATTATATGCAGGCCAGTTTTTTCCCCTCCTTCCTTCCACTGCTGTTGCGCGGACTCGATCAGAAGTCAGCCGCTCCCATTCCTCGCATCCCTCCGCGCTCCTTATTGTGCTCTGCTGACTCAGTGCCTTAAGCATCGTCCGCTCTCAGCGCCACTGGCACAAACCTCGACAATTGTGGAAATTAATACGGATTCAAGAAAGGACACCATGGCCAAAACAGCTATCGGTACGTGCTGCGCATTTCTTCACTTGTCATCTTTAATCCATTGTTGCATTTGTAAACGTATTAATAGAGACCGAGTCTGTCAGTGCAAAGCGTTATACCATGCCAAACTATACGGAGCATATACAATGCTTATATTAACATGTTTCTTATATTATTTATAGCTTATTCGTGCGAACAGTGCATTATATGAAATCAGAATCTGCGTTATCGGATGCATTCTACAATGTTAGATTTGCGTTTTCcccctatttatgtaggctagtCTATAGCCAAAGCGAATGTCATTCATTATGAATTGATATAAACACAGTACGTCAAATTCTCAGTAGTGCCATGTATTTATGTCTGATGATTGGCGATGGCGCACCTGCTCCTGCTGCCTCGCATCATAATGCAGAAAGACCGCACCCAAGAAACACAGCCCAGACAATCTAGCCATAAACCCCCACAGATACCTCCTCAGGGACCTTTTCCCTCAAGAACTTACATTTAACCAGCGATTCTTGCTTTATATGGAATAATCAAGACAATTAGAGCAgctttgttgtagttgttgttgtggaTGCCATCGTTCTTGTTTTATAGACAATAGTGCTGGCATCAGGGATACCAAGGTGACAGATTTTCATTCACACTCCATTTGATTTTTAATAAGTATGCATTCAGAAACCACAAATATAATAAGGCTATTGTGAGATATAACACACAGGCCTAGCTCCTTCATTACATGCATAGTACTGTTTTAATATAACAGCATCAATAACACATCAGCATGGCTATGGTTCGAGTCATTTTGAAgtatataaaatagattaaaataaaataatttctaatctattgtgtatttttttttaaccatagtCAGATCCACGTATATTTTGTTGTGGAGTCATTTCATGACCAGACGGCATGGGTGTATTTCACAgtgatttttatatatgtattagtTTATTTTTGGATTCCGGTTAGCCTGCAAAATTGCTGAAGTTGTAAAGTCACCTTTCCGAATCTATCGGGGGCCTGTTGTGTCAGGCTGTATTGATGAGTGGAAGGCTCTGGTTCTGTGGGCCTGGTTGTTGATCTTGATAAGAGTAGCAGGGGAGCTGCAGGCGGCTGAACGGACGCAGACTGGGAGAGCGGCCAGCCCTGCAGCAGTGGGACGCTGCACATGGTGGCCTTTGCAGCACCGGACACACAAGTATTGACACTGTGTGGACACCAGTATGTGACCCTGGCTGGCAATAGCTCCTGCGTGTGATTTGGACATAGAAAGTATGGGATCTGTGTCTCATCTTAGATTATAACCAACTGATGACTATCAtatttgcattctttttttatttcgttACAGTTGTTTAGTGTGTCCTAGTCTGCATGGTGTCTGACGGTAATTTTCTAGCAAATGGGCTGTTAGATGTGCTTATAATCTGTAAAACGCTGCCGAGGGCAGGAAATGGGAAGTTTCATTAGTGTGCCTCCTGCATTTTTCATGAGTCTGCAAGCTCCATTTGTTTGAATAGACTCTTCGTAGACTCCATTTGTGCCAGAGTTTTCAGGGATTTGCTAGCTGTATTCCAGTTGGTTTTAAACAGTTTACAAGAAAATAGTATTGCattctttctactttaaaattcAGTGAGTTAAAAATCAATGTTACCTGCCGAAATGTACTTTCAATAATTGTTTCTAAATAGATTCTAcgccagtttttttttattggtgtgTAGTGATCGTGTTGGAAAATTTCCCACATTTTTAATCTTGTTCACTTAATTCCTGATATTCAACTATTTAAACCCACTTTTTACATTGTTCACCGCTGTAATGATGATCATAGCCTTTCAAAAAGTAGCCAATGTAGCTAAAGTAGCAGAGCTGATCAGTCACTCAGTTGAAGCATCATAGAAACAGACACTCGGAGATGAAGCGTGTGTTATAGACCTCTGAAGATCTGCAGAGACGGGGCAATATGCTCTGGCCTGTAAACTTCAGCACATTTGTGCGAGAGTATGGATGTGTGTACACTAACAAGAGGCCAACTGTGTGTTGTTCCAGCATAcaaggagaagatgaaggagcTGTCCATGCTCTCGCTCATTTGCTCCTGCTTCAGCCAACAGACACGCAACAACCTTGTCTGTGAGTTTGACGGTAAGTGAGAGAACTAACTAATAATGATTTGAAGCAGTATAAAactacatataatataaatatgctgTGAGTGATattttatatcataaatataaaaaatgttctataaatattacaaaataaataaatataagatttttatataattatacataaaccaaaacatttaaaatggtgTTTATTTCTTGTTTCAGAGTCTTGATTGATTGTGCTCTTAAATGTatgaaaacattaattttttaaaacactaATGTTATTTGAAGCCCATTTCTGCTATGTAAGAAAACTAATTCATGCTTTTGGTAgatcataattatgacaaaatgtcaaaactgagatttaaaaaaaagtaaaaaaaaaaacaaaaaacagttttgATATAAAACTGATATTATGACATAAGTTAAATTGTgaaacaataaattaatatttatattcaaggCAAAAATAGACTTGTAATTCTAAGTCATGTCATAGTTATGACTAAGtatgtcaaattaaaattttcatggcaataaatacaagaaaatatttaaaatgttgatcATTTCCGGATCAGtcttgattaattaattatgtgCTTAAATTTATGAAAAAAGTATTAGACATGACgttttgtatttttgtcacatatgaaaaaaactaaataaaaaaccaGATTTGGTAAACCATAATTATGACAAAGAGTTAAAATTATACCAAAAATCAAGTCATAAATCATAATTGAGATAAATGTTGAATTAAGTCTGTAAGGTTAATTTATTATGAGATCAAGCTGGAATAACAGTCAAAAGAATGACAAAATTACATTATGACTTATGTCATCATTATATCATCATTTTGACCgttttctcataattatgacttagtatctaATTTTTTCATctgataattatgacttttttgccTTAATTATGATGTTCTAAAGCATTTTATTAAGTACGGTTATTTGACATTGGTGGTTGTCTTGTATAGATATGGAAGTGAAGCCAATAAACAAAAGGGCCTCAGGCCAGGCCTTTGAGGTGATTCTGAAACCACCCTCACCGGTGTCAGACGTGGCCCACAGCATCACCTCTCCTCCAAAGAAGAGGGATATGTCACTGGAAGACATCCAGAAGAAGCTGGAGGCTGCTGAGAACCGCAGGAGGGTCAGTGGAACTGAATGAATCAAATCGGAATAGCTGTAGCTATAAAGCTGACCATTTTATTAATACAGACAAATGtatatgaaacaataaatcaataaatattgcTCAACCACACTAGCATCTATTTAACCTGCAGGAACTATATTCCCTTTCATGCCCTTATGTTTGGATGCTTATGCATTCAATGACTTTCCTCAACAGTCCCAGGAAGCTCAAGTGCTCAGAGCTCTGGCTGAGAAACGTGAGCACGAGAGGGATGTGCTGCTCAAAGCCATGGAGGAAAACAGCAACTTCAGCAAGATGGCAGAGGAAAAGCTCATTCTGAAGATGGAGCAGAACAAGGAAAACCGTGAGGCTCACCTGGCAGCCATGATGGAACGCCTGCTGCAGAAGGTGAGCAAAACAGTTAGACtttgtacattatttatatatattcaaaaataattgaaatattaagTAGTTCTGagtaaatattgtttaaatattgcaaaatgttgctgtaattcaattgttttatatatatatatatatatatatatatatatatatatatatatatattaagatttaaTTTATGATTAATATGTAATTATCATGTTTATTTTAGTGTTTACTTATGTTAGTGTTAAATGTTATCGCACTATATGTATTGACCTTATCAGGAGCAAGATGCTGCAGTTTTCCAGCAAAACAgactttatgtattattttttataaaaaattattgaaatggACATTGGGTAATTATGATTATACATTGTTTAGAGACATATCTTTATTGCAAATATGGTTTACTTTTTCtatgtaatttttaaatatttcttttaatgtttaatttgacaATTTCCACAATTTTTAATTATGTACATATGTATTGTATGTATTAATTTGTGTCATTATCAAGTAGAATGAGAAAAGCATTGAATAGACATACAAAATGATAGGGTACtctaaatcagtggttcccaaacttttccattccacgacccacctagacaagtgtaatatatttcacgacccaccaaaatattaaaaaaaaaaaaaaaacaacgagtgaaattactttaaacctaatcttacttaaaatttttatgacagaaattaagtatttaagaaaaataaccattttattttagagtacaactgaa
Proteins encoded in this region:
- the LOC132102854 gene encoding stathmin-2-like, which translates into the protein MAKTAIAYKEKMKELSMLSLICSCFSQQTRNNLVCEFDDMEVKPINKRASGQAFEVILKPPSPVSDVAHSITSPPKKRDMSLEDIQKKLEAAENRRRSQEAQVLRALAEKREHERDVLLKAMEENSNFSKMAEEKLILKMEQNKENREAHLAAMMERLLQKERHATIVRRNKELREELIA